A window from Anser cygnoides isolate HZ-2024a breed goose chromosome 1, Taihu_goose_T2T_genome, whole genome shotgun sequence encodes these proteins:
- the ZBED1 gene encoding E3 SUMO-protein ligase ZBED1: MENKSLEGSPSDLKLVAHPRAKSKVWKYFGFDTNAEGCILQWKKIYCRICMAQIAYSGNTSNLSYHLEKNHPDEFCEFVKSNTEQMREAFATAFSKIKPESSQQVVQDSLIMKTYQNYENKKHQELTSAVISLICEGMYPASIVDEPTFKALLRTADPRYELPSRKYFCTKAIPEKYNAIREIVLKELTDVLWCGISTDMWRSENQNRSYVTVAVHFLSSSPSNCLAVNSRCLKTFEVPEDNTAETITRVLYETFIEWGINTKVFGATTDYSKDIVKACSLLDIPVQMPCLGHTFNAGIQQAFQLPKLCGLLARCRKLVEYFQQSTMAMYMLSEKQKQQNILHCMLVSDRVSWWGSTLAMLQRLKEQQFVIAAVLVEDSNNHHLMLEASEWNTIEGLVELLQPFKQVAEMMSASKYPTISMVKPLLHMLLNTTLNIKENDLKEISMAKEVIAKELSTTYQHTPEIDMFLNVATFLDPRYKKLPFLSAFERQQVENRVVEEAKSLLEKVKENTFRTEEKFFAVSEEPPVKKIIISSTPPPTSVINNMLAEIFCQTGGVEDQEEWHAQIVEELSNFKSQKVLGLNEDPLKWWSDRLALFPVLPKVLQKYWCILATRVFPERLFGSSANVVSAKRNRLAPAHVDEQIFLYENTRNGSEAEPEDEDEGEWGLEQEQIFNLNDSVNVNNNFFNIRDSGFV; the protein is encoded by the coding sequence ATGGAGAATAAAAGTTTAGAAGGTTCCCCATCAGACCTAAAGTTAGTGGCTCATCCGAGAGCAAAGAGTAAAGTGTGGAAGTACTTTGGTTTTGATACCAATGCAGAAGGATGCATATTACAGTGGAAGAAAATCTACTGCCGTATTTGCATGGCGCAGATCGCCTATTCAGGGAacacgtccaacctttcctacCACCTCGAGAAAAACCACCCCGACGAATTCTGTGAGTTTGTGAAAAGCAACACCGAGCAGATGAGGGAGGCCTTTGCTACTGCCTTTTCAAAAATCAAGCCAGAATCATCGCAGCAGGTTGTTCAGGACAGTCTCATCATGAAGACCTACCAGAACTAcgaaaacaaaaagcatcagGAACTGACGTCCGCAGTCATCAGCTTGATCTGTGAGGGCATGTATCCCGCCTCCATCGTCGATGAGCCCACCTTCAAGGCCCTCTTGAGAACAGCCGATCCCAGGTATGAACTTCCTAGCCGGAAGTATTTCTGTACAAAAGCTATTCCTGAAAAATACAACGCCATTAGAGAAATCGTCTTAAAGGAGCTCACCGACGTTCTGTGGTGCGGCATATCCACGGACATGTGGAGGAGCGAAAACCAGAACAGGTCATACGTAACTGTCGCAGTTCACTTTCTCAGCAGCAGTCCTTCAAACTGCCTGGCGGTTAACTCACGGTGCTTAAAAACGTTTGAAGTACCAGAGGATAATACTGCAGAGACTATCACCCGAGTCCTTTACGAAACGTTCATCGAATGGGGAATCAATACAAAAGTCTTTGGTGCTACGACAGATTACAGTAAAGACATTGTGAAAGCTTGCTCTCTCCTAGATATTCCAGTGCAGATGCCTTGCTTGGGGCACACTTTCAATGCCGGAATACAACAAGCTTTTCAGCTCCCGAAGCTCTGCGGCCTTCTTGCCCGGTGCCGAAAACTGGTGGAGTATTTTCAGCAGTCTACCATGGCCATGTATATGCTGAGcgagaagcagaagcagcagaatatTCTCCACTGCATGCTGGTGAGCGATCGCGTTTCCTGGTGGGGCAGCACGCTCGCCATGTTGCAGCGCCTCAAGGAGCAGCAGTTCGTCATCGCCGCCGTTCTCGTGGAGGACAGCAACAACCACCACCTCATGCTGGAGGCCAGCGAGTGGAACACAATCGAAGggctggtggagctgctgcagcctttcAAGCAGGTTGCGGAGATGATGTCCGCTTCCAAGTACCCAACGATCAGTATGGTGAAGCCGCTTCTCCACATGCTTCTGAATACCACCCTGAACATCAAAGAGAACGATCTGAAAGAGATCAGCATGGCGAAGGAGGTAATAGCGAAGGAGCTGTCAACCACCTACCAGCACACCCCGGAAATAGACATGTTCCTCAACGTTGCCACTTTCCTGGATCCTCGCTACAAaaaactgccttttctttcagcCTTTGAGCGGCAGCAGGTGGAAAACAGAGTGGTGGAAGAAGCAAAAAGCCTGCTGGAGAAAGTCAAAGAAAACACCTTTCGGACTGAAGAAAAGTTCTTTGCGGTTTCGGAAGAGCCCCcggtgaaaaaaataattatctccTCCACTCCTCCTCCTACTAGCGTGATCAACAACATGCTTGCAGAGATCTTCTGCCAGACGGGAGGTGTGGAAGACCAAGAGGAATGGCACGCTCAGATTGTTGAGGAGTTGAGCAACTTTAAGTCGCAAAAGGTCCTTGGTTTGAATGAAGACCCGCTAAAGTGGTGGTCTGACAGACTAGCGCTGTTTCCAGTTTTACCAAAGGTTCTCCAAAAATACTGGTGTATTCTGGCCACAAGGGTCTTTCCCGAACGCCTTTTTGGTTCCTCTGCTAACGTTGTCAGTGCAAAGAGAAACCGGTTAGCCCCAGCGCACGTGGACGAGCAGATCTTTTTGTACGAAAACACTCGGAATGGGTCCGAGGCAGAACCGGAGGATGAAGACGAAGGAGAATGGGGTTTGGAACaggaacagatttttaatttaaatgactCGGTAAACGTAAACAACAATTTCTTTAATATCCGAGACAGTGGGTTTGTTTAA